A section of the Sulfuricurvum kujiense DSM 16994 genome encodes:
- a CDS encoding cupin domain-containing protein — protein MIVHSTNGIKKSFYGVDFLVLSHSDNTMLTKMLYKVSDIVPMHSHPNEQCGYVISGKYRIRFMDYDTEIEVGDSYIIPANVEHSIEIIEGEEVLDCFNPPREDYL, from the coding sequence ATGATAGTCCATTCAACTAATGGAATAAAAAAAAGTTTTTACGGTGTCGATTTTTTAGTACTATCTCATAGTGATAATACCATGCTAACCAAGATGCTTTATAAAGTCAGTGACATAGTACCGATGCACAGTCATCCGAATGAGCAGTGTGGTTATGTCATCAGCGGAAAATATCGAATTCGTTTTATGGATTATGATACGGAAATTGAAGTTGGAGATTCGTACATCATACCTGCGAATGTTGAACATTCTATTGAAATTATTGAGGGCGAGGAAGTATTGGATTGCT
- a CDS encoding YiiD C-terminal domain-containing protein, translated as MVGKVIPVLRDSQIKFKKPTTDTIYAIATVSDEEIETFKTGLEKKGRAMIGVDVELRDESEVVVCIGRFTWFVQVIDIKK; from the coding sequence TTGGTTGGTAAAGTTATCCCAGTATTACGCGATTCACAAATCAAATTCAAAAAACCGACCACCGATACCATCTATGCGATAGCTACCGTGAGTGATGAAGAGATAGAGACATTTAAAACGGGATTGGAAAAAAAAGGGCGTGCAATGATCGGTGTAGATGTCGAGCTAAGAGATGAGAGTGAAGTTGTGGTGTGTATCGGAAGATTTACGTGGTTTGTGCAAGTTATAGATATAAAAAAATAG